Below is a window of Deltaproteobacteria bacterium HGW-Deltaproteobacteria-2 DNA.
ATCAACAATAAACACTCGCTGATTTGCTTCCAGCGGCTTACATTTCATCTGCTCCTGAATTTCGCGAATGGCATCAATGCGAATGAATTGGCCATCGGCTTCGACAGAAAAGACATCGGGATGACTACGGCGCTGGATTTTTCTGCAGGAAGAACATTCACCACAGGAATCATGGAGAGTATTTTCTTTCTCGCAGTTGAGAGCTTTGGCAAATTCCAAAGCCAGAGTTTTCTTGCCCACTGCGGAAATACCGCTAAAAAGATAAGCATGTCCTATTCGCTTTTGAGCCAAAGCTTTCCGGATAGTTTCTATTTTTTTTTCATGACCGTATATATCGTGAAATGACATAATTAAATGGTACTTTTAAAAATCAATCTTTCAGATTTATGAAATTATTAATACACGTGCGCACATCTTTTTGAATCGTTTCAACATCGCGGTTCGCATCAATTAAGCGAAATCGATCCGGATCATTGTTCAAAATATTGAGATAACCTTCCCGAATTCTTCTATGAAAATCCATGTTTTCTTTTTCAAATCTATCGATGGAAGAAGATTCCTTGAGTTTATCATTGCGCCTATTTGCTCTTTGCAATCCAATTTCAACAGGCAAATCGAAAAGCAAGGTCAAATCCGGTTTCAAAAGCATCGACGAATAATCGTTGATTAACTTGATAAATTTGTTATCAAGGCCCCGGCCGGCACCCTGATACGCATAAGTGGCATCGGAAAAACGATCGCACAAAACCACTTTATTTTGTTTTAATGCGGGCATGATTATCTCTCGGACATGTTGGGATCGCGCCGCGCAAAACAAAAACATCTCCGTCTCCGCGCACATATTATTATGTTCCCTGTTAAAAAGGATACTCCCGATTTTTCGTCCGATGTCGGTCCCGGATGGTTCCGCAGTAACAATAAGAGACACATTCCTCCGGCTTAAATATTCGGCAACAAGCTTTATTTGAGTTGATTTTCCCGAACCTTCAATGCCTTCAAAAGTTATTAATTTTTTCACTGGCTACCTCTCGCGCCTAATCTTGGAAAAATTACTACACATTGCCTGAAATGCACAACTCTAATTTTTGTTAAAATATTAAGGCGTACTTAGCGGCAAGTAAAAGTGGTATGTAAATAAAGCCTCCCTAAAGCAGGAGCCGGGGGATTCCCAAGTCGCGGGATATAAAAAGGAGAAACCGGGAATATATCCTTCTAAATATGGATCTATTCCCAGTTTCGAGTTTGCCAAATAATCTATTTATTGTCCCCGGGTACAATTGCTTCCACCGGACATTGTTCGACACAAGTTCCGCAATCGTTACAAAGTTTAGCGTCAATAACATACTTATCTTCGCCTTCAGAAATTGCCTCGGTAGGGCACTCGCTCTCACAAGAACCGCAAGCTATACATTCGTCGGTAATTACATAAGCCATAATTCTTAATACTCCTTTTATTAATAATTATTTCAACAAAATTGAAGTTCACTAACAAGTTAGTTGTCAGAGAATCTTTGTTAATCAAAACCAATGATAATCGTCAATTCACTAAACAGAAATCAATCCGGCATTCTCATTATCATAAACAGCAAAGATAAAACAAGATAGTTTTGCAGGGTAATTACAACAAAGAATACGAACAGTTAAACAGCTACAACTTCTTTGATTTCAGGAACTTGCGTTTTAATGACTTTTTCTATCCCCGCCTTCAAAGTCATTTGGGCCATGGGACAACCATGACAAGCACCGGTTAACTTTACCTTTACTATTCCATCTGAACTGACATCTATAAGCTCAACATCACCGCCATCGGCCTGTAGATTGGGCCGGATAAGCTCAATAGCTTTTTGCACCTTCTCTTTCATCTGATTTTCCCCTAATCGGTTAAAATTAATTCTTTCCGCCCGTTCAATGCGGCATGTATGCAATCAATTTACGAGTAACATCACGGGCAACTTTAGTCAAACCAGGCTTGATCAACATATAATCTTCCTTTATATCATAGCCGCCTTTCCACATTAGTTTTCCGGTGGAGGCTTCATATAATTTCATGGTCATGCCGACAAACGCCTTTTTATCATCTTTCACAACAATATAATCCCACGAATCAACAGAGACCATTAATAATGCGTCAACGCTGAGTAATTCGCCGATTTTTTTACTCAGATCAGGATCAGAAAAATTAACTGTCTGCAATTTAGAGAGATATTCCGTCATCGCCTTATTTAATTCTTCGTTGGCCGATAGCTGCGTGTTAAAACTTTCCGTTCCCACCACACCGGTGAACCACTTCTTTTCAATAAGCGCACCTTCAATATTTTTTTCTACTTCTGCCTTTACTTCTTTTGTCCCTTCAGGCCTCACCATTTCTATGGGAAGAACTGCTATTTTTTTTGGATGAAAATCATTAGCTTCCGGCGCTAACTGGGAAAAACGCAATCCGCCGCATGCGATCGTCGTCAAAACAAAAGTCAATAAAACTAATTTCACGAGCAATTTTTTTTTCATAATTCTAACCCCCTTCTTCGCTGAGCCAAACTCCTATATCAGAAAATATACCACAGGAGAACACAAAAACCAGCCATGATATAGCTGGTTTCCAAAAGGCCTTCCTTAACAGCCCCGGAAAGCGCGGATTCTCTATCACAAAACCTAAAACAAATCCATATATATAATATGCAGGCAAGCAGAAAAATACTCAGAGCCGAAGTCCAATCCACCAAATAAGAAAAAAGAAGAAGAACCAATAATATCAACGAAATGATTCTTAGGATGGTTATTGTTCTCTTTCTGCCAAAGAACACGGGAATCGTTTCCTGCCCTATTAATTTATCACTTTGGATTTCTAAAATATCCGACATTGCCGAACGAATAAAAACAATTCCAAAAGTAAAAACAAAAGCAACGATTAACCCGGCATGGAATGAAAAATCTCTGTTCAAGGCAGGCAAAATTGCCGCTACAATTCCCCAGGCAGCAGACATAAATATATTTTTCGAACCGGGCAGATCTTTTAAGCTGCGGAAGTGCCATTTTTTAGGCAGGATTCTTATATTATAAATTACACCGGCAAGAGAAATG
It encodes the following:
- a CDS encoding dTMP kinase, encoding MKKLITFEGIEGSGKSTQIKLVAEYLSRRNVSLIVTAEPSGTDIGRKIGSILFNREHNNMCAETEMFLFCAARSQHVREIIMPALKQNKVVLCDRFSDATYAYQGAGRGLDNKFIKLINDYSSMLLKPDLTLLFDLPVEIGLQRANRRNDKLKESSSIDRFEKENMDFHRRIREGYLNILNNDPDRFRLIDANRDVETIQKDVRTCINNFINLKD
- a CDS encoding ferredoxin → MAYVITDECIACGSCESECPTEAISEGEDKYVIDAKLCNDCGTCVEQCPVEAIVPGDNK